The sequence TCGGGGTTGTTAATGTTCAATTTTGTCGCCGCAATCCGCAGCTCCGAGCGCTCGTTTGCGCGGGGCTACCGGATCGCTAACGTTGAGATCAGCGGAGAAAAAACTGCGTCACACCAACACTCAGCAAGGCTCCTCGCTAGGTTTCCCTTCGTCCGTTGCCGTGCGGAAGCTGTGGCCGCAGCCGCAGGTGGCGGTGGCGTTCGGGTTGTTGACGGTGAAGCCGCCGGTCATGCCGGATTCCTCGAAGTCGATTTCGAGGCCGTCGAGAAGGCGCAGGTTGTCTTTTTCCATAATGACCTTGAGGCCCTTCACATCCATGTAGACGTCCTGATCGGTCTCGTTGTCATCAAAGCCCATCGCATACGAGAAGCCGCTGCATCCCCCGGGGTTCACGCCAAGACGAAGGAACATGTTCGGGATCTCCTGCGAGTCGCGCATGGTCTTAAGCTGCTCCGCAGCCGCATCGCTGATAGAAATCATGTTTCCAGCCTCCTTTTTATTTTTATGGAAATCGAAATATTGTTCATATTTTTAAATAAAGTATACTTCACTCCCACCCGGTCCACAAGTTACAGATCAAGGGAAGTGAAGGGAGCGGGGCGGTTGCTCACCTGTAAAGAGGGGTTTATAATAGGAAAAGCAATGAGTTAAAATTCGAAATTTTGTCACGTACGGCAGAGTCCTTATCCAAAAAATGAATTGCTGCCGCTTCGATATGTTGTTCCTGAAAACATCTGCGTCGTTTTTCAATACGTGAGAAACAGCGGGATGTTTTCTGTTCTTAAATGGCGGCTTTACGTCCATGCTGGCTAAGCCTCTTTACTTACAACCCTACTAGGAGGAATCATAATGTCTACTCTTATCACTCCCCACACGGATGCCAGAATGGCGGATATCATCGAAAAGGTTCGCGGCGGTGAAAGATTAACCCTGGAGGACGGCGTTTATTTATATGATAGCAGCGATCTGCTGACGATCGGCCAGCTCGCGAACGAAGTCAACCAGCGGAAAAACGGAAACAAAGTGTATTTTATCGAAAATATGAGTCTGTACTTTACCAATGTGTGCGAATCCCGCTGCGCGTTCTGCAACTTCCGCAAGGATGAGGGCGAAGAGGGAGCCTACACGCTCTCCGGCGAGGAAATGGTCTCCTATGTGGAGCAGCATATTCACCCCGGCGTGCGGGAGTTCCACATTGTGGGCGGCCATAACGACCATGTTCCGTTTCAATACTATGTCGATTCCCTCCAGGCGCTGCACGACCGCTTCCCGGATGTTACGTTGAAGGCTTATACGGCGGCGGAGATTGATTTTTTTACCCGGATCAGCGGTCTGAGCATCCGCGAAGTTCTGGAACGGCTGCAGGCAGCCGGACTCAAGACGCTGACGGGCGGCGGAGCGGAAATTCTGTCGGATCAGTACCGCAAAAAAATGCGCGTAGACAAGGCGAACGTCGAAGAGTACCTGGAGGTACACCGGCAGGCGCATCAGCTCGGTATGCGGACCCATACGACGATGCTGTATGGCTCCATCGAGTCCCATGAGGACCGCGTCCGGCATATGCTGCAAATCCGCGAGCTTCAGGACGAGACGAACGGCTTCATGGTGTTCATCCCACTGTCGATGCAGCCCAAGAGCAAGAACGCAGGCATTATGCGCCGCAACTCCGCGTATGAGGACCTCAAGACGATCGCCATCAGCCGGCTGATGCTGGACAACATCGATCATATCAAAGCTTATTTTATCAATATCGGACCGCAGCTCACCCAAGTATCGCTCAGCTTCGGCGCTTCGGACGTGCACGGGACGATTCTGAAAGAACGGATCAGCCATTCCGCAGGCGCACTGACTCCAGAGGGGATGACACGGGAAGAATTGATTTGGCTAGTAAAGGGCGCAGGCAAAATCCCTGTTGAGCGCGACACCTTCTACAACGAGATCAAGGTATACGAATAGCGATTGCACCTCACATACACCTTTTTTTGAAAGGCAGGGCTATCTGTATGAAAAAACTGCTTGTTCTCGGCGGCGGCTATGGCGGCCTCGCGCTAATCCAAAAATTGCTGGAGCAGCATCTTCCAAACGATGTGGAAATCGTCCTGATCGACCGAATGCCCTACCAGGGCATCAAGACGGAATATTATGCGCTTGCCGCCGGGACCGTCTCCGACCATGATCTTCGAATCGCCTTCCCTGTCCACCCAAGGCTCTCCGTCAAATACGGCGAAGTCGATGCTATCAATCTGGATAAACGGCTTGTCCTTATGACAGATGGCGAGCTTGTGCCCTATGACCTGCTCGCTATCGCCCTCGGTTGTACGGATAATTATCACGGCATCCCCGGAGCCGAGGAACATACCTGCGGCATCCAGACGCTCTCGGATACAAGAGAAACTTACCGCCGCCTGAACGATGTGAAGCCATACGGCACCGTCAACATTGTCGGCGGCGGGCTCAGCGGAGTCGAGCTTGCCGCCGAGCTGCGGGAAAGCCGGCCTGATCTGAACATTACCATTCTCGACCGGGGCGAGCGGGTGCTGTCCGCTTTTCCCGCGAAGCTGTCTCAGTATGTGGAAGAATGGTTCACCGAGCACCATGTGCAGACGCTTGGCCGCGTGTCGGTCTCCCATATCGAGAAGGACGCGGTCTTCAACGGTTCGGAGGCTATTCCTTCCGACGTAACGGTCTGGACCGGAGGCATTCAGCCGGTTAAAGTGATTCAGGAGCTCAATCTGGCGAAGGACCACGGCGGAAGGGTGATTCTCAGCCAGTACCATCAGGTCCCCGACTATCCCGAGGTGTATGTGATTGGGGACTGCGCCAGCCTGCCGTTTGCGCCCAGCGCCCAGGCGGCGGGAGCCCAAGGCGAGCAGGTTGCGCAAATTTTGCGCGCCCAGTGGCGCAATGAAACGCCGAGGCTGGGCAAGATCAAGCTAAAGGGAACGCTCGGTTCCTTGGGAAAAAGCGAAGGCTTCGGGCTGCTGGGCCGCCGGTCCGTCATGGGCCGGGTGCCCCGCATTCTAAAGAGCGGAGTGCTGTGGATGTCCAAGTGGCATTTCGGATAATCTTGGTCAGTCCAGCTCAAGCTTGTCCCAGGCTTCCAATTCTTTGATCTTAGTCTCTATGGCTTCTTCCAGTTCTTCGGCCGAATCCGCAGCGATGACTTCACCGTTAACCATGGCGAACGGCTCGAAGCGGCACTGGCTGCAGTTGCCCAAGCAGGTGTACTCGACAACATCGTAATCCATATTTTGTTCCAGTTTATTCTTCAGCGCTTCGGTGCCATGCCCCAGATTGCTGACACAAAATTCAATAATTGGTCGCATATAGTTCTCCTTGGCCCTTACTAACCGTTTTATTTTTTAAATATTTGTACTATAATATACGTACGAAAGGAGTGATTGAGAAATGAGTGAGAATACACAAAGTACTAGCATGTATGATGAAGTGCTGGAA is a genomic window of Paenibacillus durus ATCC 35681 containing:
- the mqnE gene encoding aminofutalosine synthase MqnE, whose amino-acid sequence is MSTLITPHTDARMADIIEKVRGGERLTLEDGVYLYDSSDLLTIGQLANEVNQRKNGNKVYFIENMSLYFTNVCESRCAFCNFRKDEGEEGAYTLSGEEMVSYVEQHIHPGVREFHIVGGHNDHVPFQYYVDSLQALHDRFPDVTLKAYTAAEIDFFTRISGLSIREVLERLQAAGLKTLTGGGAEILSDQYRKKMRVDKANVEEYLEVHRQAHQLGMRTHTTMLYGSIESHEDRVRHMLQIRELQDETNGFMVFIPLSMQPKSKNAGIMRRNSAYEDLKTIAISRLMLDNIDHIKAYFINIGPQLTQVSLSFGASDVHGTILKERISHSAGALTPEGMTREELIWLVKGAGKIPVERDTFYNEIKVYE
- a CDS encoding HesB/IscA family protein, yielding MISISDAAAEQLKTMRDSQEIPNMFLRLGVNPGGCSGFSYAMGFDDNETDQDVYMDVKGLKVIMEKDNLRLLDGLEIDFEESGMTGGFTVNNPNATATCGCGHSFRTATDEGKPSEEPC
- a CDS encoding YuzB family protein translates to MRPIIEFCVSNLGHGTEALKNKLEQNMDYDVVEYTCLGNCSQCRFEPFAMVNGEVIAADSAEELEEAIETKIKELEAWDKLELD
- a CDS encoding NAD(P)/FAD-dependent oxidoreductase, whose translation is MKKLLVLGGGYGGLALIQKLLEQHLPNDVEIVLIDRMPYQGIKTEYYALAAGTVSDHDLRIAFPVHPRLSVKYGEVDAINLDKRLVLMTDGELVPYDLLAIALGCTDNYHGIPGAEEHTCGIQTLSDTRETYRRLNDVKPYGTVNIVGGGLSGVELAAELRESRPDLNITILDRGERVLSAFPAKLSQYVEEWFTEHHVQTLGRVSVSHIEKDAVFNGSEAIPSDVTVWTGGIQPVKVIQELNLAKDHGGRVILSQYHQVPDYPEVYVIGDCASLPFAPSAQAAGAQGEQVAQILRAQWRNETPRLGKIKLKGTLGSLGKSEGFGLLGRRSVMGRVPRILKSGVLWMSKWHFG